One region of Miscanthus floridulus cultivar M001 chromosome 19, ASM1932011v1, whole genome shotgun sequence genomic DNA includes:
- the LOC136526352 gene encoding uncharacterized protein: protein MDLANHLKEWDEMGTKLKADFEDMKLKLQLDRSDADIRTKQVRQQNERYIISQRKLLDEGSTIEQNDVAMRMEVALGRLLKQALHDQHAAFAEKMKQERAVLNQSLSKVLEEVDANIKKERANVDSMIKQAGEQMDKELENERSKLKSMIQSLIEQEEGLSLIQEEEVRANMNVEVQDGIYIPRKYMHILLENECGPDVVMRFILHSVKELYSDMKKYYDSREELGQFTIVKPATSVEFVTMLGALKPFGYRGDGHLYYLNPAPGSQPSTGLVHIDGQEEVNELVLAHEKEETKICHLYLVKGCNDDLYGDMSDMETDYNEEEEQGYFDEEEQR, encoded by the exons ATGGATCTTGCAAACCACCTCAAGGAGTGGGACGAGATGGGTACCAAACTAAAGGCGGACTTCGAGGATATGAAATTGAAGTTACAGCTTGACCGTTCCGACGCTGACATCAGAACAAAACAAGTGCGACAACAAAATGAGCGGTACATAATTTCTCAGCGAAAACTGCTGGACGAAGGGTCAACCATTGAGCAGAATGACGTTGCTATGAGAATGGAGGTCGCACTGGGTCGCTTGTTGAAGCAAGCGTTACATGATCAGCATGCTGCCTTTGCCGAGAAGATGAAGCAGGAACGCGCCGTCTTAAATCAATCCTTATCAAAGGTCCTTGAAGAAGTTGATGCCAACATAAAGAAAGAGCGAGCCAACGTTGACTCCATGATTAAGCAGGCAGGGGAACAAATGGATAAGGAGTTGGAAAATGAGCGCTCAAAATTGAAGTCAATGATTCAGTCCTTGATCGAACAAGAGGAGGGCCTGTCCTTGATCCAAGAAGAGGAGGTCCGTGCCAACATGAATGTAGAG GTACAAGATGGGATCTACATACCACGGAAATACATGCATATATTATTGGAAAACGAGTGTGGACC AGATGTTGTAATGCGATTTATCCTTCACTCAGTTAAGGAACTTTATTCGGATATGAAGAAGTACTACGATAGTCGAGAAGAATTAGGCCAGTTTACAATTGTAAAACCAGCCACTTCTGTTGAGTTTGTCACGATGTTGGGGGCTTTGAAACCTTTTGGATACAGAGGAGACGGACACTTGTATTACCTCAATCCTGCTCCTGGGAGTCAGCCATCAACTGGGTTAGTACACATTGATGGACAAGAAGAGGTAAATGAATTGGTGCTTGCTCATGAAAAAGAGGAGACTAAAATTTGTCATCTGTACCTAGTGAAAGGATGTAACGACGATTTGTACGGC GACATGTCGGACATGGAAACAGACTAcaatgaggaagaagaacaagGCTACTTTGATGAAGAAGAACAACGTTGA